One genomic window of Diospyros lotus cultivar Yz01 chromosome 8, ASM1463336v1, whole genome shotgun sequence includes the following:
- the LOC127807978 gene encoding transcription factor bHLH81-like isoform X2, with the protein MQPSGGGGGDLSRGLARFRSAPATWLEALLESDEDGDPLKPTQSLAHIPPASSTAPSARSSGAVDFPASPDPAVFDAGGVAASSEMGFLRHNSSPAEFLAQISSSGSEGFFSGFDVSPNYEYLSSSVDASPSSKRPREVDSQRLSAKFSSQWRGEQSAQLRGGMSGLLDSDMEKLLEDSVPCRVRAKRGCATHPRSIAERVRRTKISDRIRKLQELVPNMDKQTNTADMLDEAVEYVKFLQRQIQELMEHQKNCKCINKD; encoded by the exons ATGCAGCCAAGCGGCGGAGGCGGCGGCGACCTGAGTAGAGGACTTGCCCGCTTCCGCTCGGCTCCGGCGACGTGGTTGGAAGCTCTACTCGAGTCCGACGAGGACGGCGATCCACTCAAGCCGACTCAGTCCCTTGCTCATATCCCTCCGGCCAGTTCTACCGCACCTAGCGCCCGGAGCTCCGGCGCCGTCGACTTCCCCGCCTCCCCCGACCCGGCGGTGTTTGACGCCGGTGGCGTCGCCGCCTCCTCGGAGATGGGGTTCCTCCGCCACAACAGCTCTCCTGCGGAGTTTCTGGCGCAGATCAGTTCTTCTGGATCCGAGGGCTTCTTCTCCGGCTTTGATGTGTCTCCCAATTACGAGTATCTTTCGTCTTCTGTCGATGCCTCTCCCTCCAGTAAGCGGCCGAGAGAGGTCGATTCACAACGCCTATCTGCAAAGTTCTCATCGCAATGG AGGGGAGAGCAAAGTGCCCAACTACGAGGAGGGATGAGTGGTTTGCTGGATTCGGATATGGAGAAGCTTTTGGAGGATTCAGTTCCTTGTAGAGTTCGGGCAAAGCGTGGATGTGCTACCCATCCCCGCAGTATAGCTGAAAGG gttCGCAGAACTAAAATTAGTGACCGTATAAGAAAGCTTCAGGAGCTTGTGCCCAATATGGACAAG CAAACTAATACAGCTGATATGCTGGATGAGGCGGTAGAGTATGTCAAGTTCCTGCAGAGACAGATTCAG GAACTCATGGAGCATCAAAAGAACtgcaaatgcataaataaagaTTAA
- the LOC127807978 gene encoding transcription factor bHLH81-like isoform X1, translated as MQPSGGGGGDLSRGLARFRSAPATWLEALLESDEDGDPLKPTQSLAHIPPASSTAPSARSSGAVDFPASPDPAVFDAGGVAASSEMGFLRHNSSPAEFLAQISSSGSEGFFSGFDVSPNYEYLSSSVDASPSSKRPREVDSQRLSAKFSSQWRGEQSAQLRGGMSGLLDSDMEKLLEDSVPCRVRAKRGCATHPRSIAERVRRTKISDRIRKLQELVPNMDKQTNTADMLDEAVEYVKFLQRQIQISAGMRACDCSTMAKSIITFNREIYI; from the exons ATGCAGCCAAGCGGCGGAGGCGGCGGCGACCTGAGTAGAGGACTTGCCCGCTTCCGCTCGGCTCCGGCGACGTGGTTGGAAGCTCTACTCGAGTCCGACGAGGACGGCGATCCACTCAAGCCGACTCAGTCCCTTGCTCATATCCCTCCGGCCAGTTCTACCGCACCTAGCGCCCGGAGCTCCGGCGCCGTCGACTTCCCCGCCTCCCCCGACCCGGCGGTGTTTGACGCCGGTGGCGTCGCCGCCTCCTCGGAGATGGGGTTCCTCCGCCACAACAGCTCTCCTGCGGAGTTTCTGGCGCAGATCAGTTCTTCTGGATCCGAGGGCTTCTTCTCCGGCTTTGATGTGTCTCCCAATTACGAGTATCTTTCGTCTTCTGTCGATGCCTCTCCCTCCAGTAAGCGGCCGAGAGAGGTCGATTCACAACGCCTATCTGCAAAGTTCTCATCGCAATGG AGGGGAGAGCAAAGTGCCCAACTACGAGGAGGGATGAGTGGTTTGCTGGATTCGGATATGGAGAAGCTTTTGGAGGATTCAGTTCCTTGTAGAGTTCGGGCAAAGCGTGGATGTGCTACCCATCCCCGCAGTATAGCTGAAAGG gttCGCAGAACTAAAATTAGTGACCGTATAAGAAAGCTTCAGGAGCTTGTGCCCAATATGGACAAG CAAACTAATACAGCTGATATGCTGGATGAGGCGGTAGAGTATGTCAAGTTCCTGCAGAGACAGATTCAG ATATCAGCTGGCATGCGAGCATGTGACTGTAGCACCATGGCCAAGAGTATCATCACCTTCAACAGAGAAATATATATCTGA
- the LOC127807978 gene encoding transcription factor bHLH81-like isoform X3 codes for MQPSGGGGGDLSRGLARFRSAPATWLEALLESDEDGDPLKPTQSLAHIPPASSTAPSARSSGAVDFPASPDPAVFDAGGVAASSEMGFLRHNSSPAEFLAQISSSGSEGFFSGFDVSPNYEYLSSSVDASPSSKRPREVDSQRLSAKFSSQWRGEQSAQLRGGMSGLLDSDMEKLLEDSVPCRVRAKRGCATHPRSIAERVRRTKISDRIRKLQELVPNMDK; via the exons ATGCAGCCAAGCGGCGGAGGCGGCGGCGACCTGAGTAGAGGACTTGCCCGCTTCCGCTCGGCTCCGGCGACGTGGTTGGAAGCTCTACTCGAGTCCGACGAGGACGGCGATCCACTCAAGCCGACTCAGTCCCTTGCTCATATCCCTCCGGCCAGTTCTACCGCACCTAGCGCCCGGAGCTCCGGCGCCGTCGACTTCCCCGCCTCCCCCGACCCGGCGGTGTTTGACGCCGGTGGCGTCGCCGCCTCCTCGGAGATGGGGTTCCTCCGCCACAACAGCTCTCCTGCGGAGTTTCTGGCGCAGATCAGTTCTTCTGGATCCGAGGGCTTCTTCTCCGGCTTTGATGTGTCTCCCAATTACGAGTATCTTTCGTCTTCTGTCGATGCCTCTCCCTCCAGTAAGCGGCCGAGAGAGGTCGATTCACAACGCCTATCTGCAAAGTTCTCATCGCAATGG AGGGGAGAGCAAAGTGCCCAACTACGAGGAGGGATGAGTGGTTTGCTGGATTCGGATATGGAGAAGCTTTTGGAGGATTCAGTTCCTTGTAGAGTTCGGGCAAAGCGTGGATGTGCTACCCATCCCCGCAGTATAGCTGAAAGG gttCGCAGAACTAAAATTAGTGACCGTATAAGAAAGCTTCAGGAGCTTGTGCCCAATATGGACAAG TGA